One Dietzia sp. JS16-p6b genomic window carries:
- a CDS encoding FtsW/RodA/SpoVE family cell cycle protein yields the protein MTTPASGTPAVTVPPRRGKELVLLVAASVIVGFSLFLVQLAQEQELSLTLLWLTLAYLGLCGVAHLLIRWLAPYSDPVLLPAVALLNGLGLVLIYRLDLAYAARAVANGNDPPGMDVTRQLLWTLIGLAFMAAVLYFLRDHRVLSRYGYTMGFSGLALLAIPAVLPARFSEINGAKNWIILPGFTIQPGEFAKILLIIFFASILVEKRELFTSAGRRILGVDLPRGRDLGPIIVAWFLSLGVLVFNTDLGMALLLFATVLTMLYVATERISWLLIGVVLVGIGGVLAYALFGHVRVRFQIWQDPFAYFDTGGYQSSQALFGLASGGMGGTGLGNGRPDQVPFAGTDFITSTIGEELGLIGLAAVLMIYAIVVLRGIRVGLTIRDSFGKLVAVGLAFTVAIQVFVVVGGVSTLIPLTGLTLPFMAYGGSSLLANYALLAILLRLSHDARRPMPTPRQTPALAEAATGMMRTPLLARVRKAG from the coding sequence GTGACCACTCCCGCATCCGGAACGCCCGCGGTCACCGTCCCGCCCCGCCGCGGCAAGGAACTCGTCCTCCTCGTCGCCGCGTCGGTGATCGTCGGGTTCTCCCTGTTCCTCGTCCAACTGGCCCAGGAGCAGGAACTGAGCCTGACCCTGCTCTGGCTGACCCTGGCCTACCTGGGCCTGTGCGGGGTGGCGCATCTGCTGATCCGGTGGTTGGCGCCGTACTCGGACCCCGTGCTGCTCCCCGCCGTCGCCCTCCTCAACGGCCTCGGCCTGGTGCTCATCTACCGCCTCGACCTGGCCTACGCGGCGCGCGCCGTGGCCAACGGCAACGACCCGCCGGGGATGGACGTCACCAGACAGTTGCTCTGGACGCTGATCGGCCTGGCCTTCATGGCGGCCGTGTTGTACTTCCTCCGCGACCACCGGGTGCTGTCCCGGTACGGATACACCATGGGCTTCTCCGGCCTGGCGTTGTTGGCGATCCCGGCGGTACTTCCCGCCCGGTTCTCCGAGATCAACGGCGCCAAGAACTGGATCATCCTGCCCGGCTTCACCATCCAACCCGGCGAGTTCGCCAAGATCCTGCTCATCATCTTCTTCGCCTCGATCCTCGTCGAGAAGCGTGAGTTGTTCACCAGCGCCGGACGTCGCATCCTCGGCGTGGACCTGCCCCGCGGGCGGGACCTCGGGCCGATCATCGTGGCGTGGTTCCTCTCCCTGGGAGTGCTGGTGTTCAACACGGACCTGGGAATGGCGTTGCTGCTCTTCGCCACCGTGCTGACCATGCTGTACGTGGCCACCGAGCGGATCAGCTGGCTGCTCATCGGCGTCGTCCTCGTGGGCATCGGAGGCGTGTTGGCCTACGCACTGTTCGGCCACGTGCGGGTGCGGTTCCAGATCTGGCAGGACCCCTTCGCCTACTTCGACACCGGCGGTTACCAGAGCTCACAGGCCCTGTTCGGGCTCGCCTCCGGGGGCATGGGCGGCACCGGGCTCGGCAACGGGCGACCGGACCAGGTGCCGTTCGCGGGTACCGACTTCATCACCTCGACCATCGGCGAGGAGCTCGGCCTGATCGGCCTCGCGGCCGTGCTGATGATCTACGCGATCGTCGTCCTGCGCGGGATCCGGGTGGGCCTGACCATCAGGGACAGCTTCGGCAAACTGGTCGCCGTCGGCCTGGCGTTCACCGTCGCCATCCAGGTCTTCGTGGTGGTCGGCGGGGTCTCCACCCTCATCCCGCTCACCGGGCTCACCCTGCCGTTCATGGCCTACGGCGGGTCGAGCCTCCTCGCCAACTACGCCCTGTTGGCCATCCTGCTCCGGTTGTCGCACGACGCCCGTCGACCGATGCCCACCCCGCGTCAGACACCCGCGCTCGCCGAGGCGGCCACGGGCATGATGCGGACCCCGCTGCTGGCCCGCGTCCGGAAGGCCGGGTGA
- a CDS encoding serine/threonine-protein kinase, whose product MSLNSGAVLSGRYRLLRLIATGGMGQVWEAADAVLDRHVAVKVLKAEFSSDQEFVERFRSEAKVTARISHPGVATVYDYGQIDDPASGNPLSYLVMELVVGEPLSDVLAREGSLPLRHTLDMLEQTGRALNAAHAIGLVHRDVKPGNILITPSGQVKLTDFGIAKSMGSAAVTQAGMVVGTAQYIAPEQAMGHETTPAGDVYSLGVVGYECVSGRRPFVADSPVSVAMMHVRETPPPLPDSVPPSVRRLLSDAMVKDPNRRYPDGEAFAEAVSDVRAGRDPRPPQAFAAAAGGVLGAAAGAGAATAATTVLPDETPGPGTGSRPDPTRAYTGLHPGSAAQARSRPPYRTQRTPAQSPAQAPARRHPAPPVTSRPPRRRGGAGCAGWFLVVVILLAALAVAAAIALSNAGVFGPGGLFGGTTPTTPPATSVPQTLTQTQTTQVPAPAPEPAPEPTPPPQPTPTVTPPAPDLQDMLDSLTSEFNSFVPQAQVGGGNPGGNASGNTGPDAAAPAHGRAGDRG is encoded by the coding sequence ATGAGCCTGAACTCCGGAGCGGTGCTCTCCGGCCGGTACCGACTGCTGCGCCTGATCGCCACGGGCGGGATGGGACAGGTCTGGGAGGCCGCCGACGCGGTGCTGGACCGACACGTCGCGGTCAAGGTCCTCAAGGCCGAGTTCTCCTCCGATCAGGAATTCGTGGAGAGGTTCCGGTCCGAGGCCAAGGTGACGGCGCGGATCTCCCACCCGGGTGTCGCGACGGTCTACGACTACGGGCAGATCGACGACCCGGCCTCGGGAAACCCGCTGTCCTACCTGGTCATGGAGCTCGTGGTGGGCGAGCCGCTCTCCGATGTTCTCGCGCGCGAGGGGTCGCTACCGCTACGCCACACCCTGGACATGCTCGAGCAGACCGGTCGCGCACTCAACGCCGCGCACGCCATCGGGCTGGTCCACCGGGACGTCAAGCCGGGCAACATCCTCATCACGCCCTCCGGGCAGGTCAAGCTCACCGACTTCGGCATCGCCAAGTCGATGGGGTCCGCGGCGGTCACCCAGGCCGGGATGGTCGTGGGCACGGCCCAGTACATCGCACCCGAGCAGGCCATGGGTCACGAGACCACCCCTGCCGGTGACGTCTACTCCCTCGGGGTCGTGGGATACGAGTGCGTGTCCGGGCGCAGGCCGTTCGTAGCCGACTCCCCGGTGAGCGTGGCGATGATGCACGTCCGCGAGACGCCGCCCCCGCTCCCCGACTCGGTACCGCCGTCGGTGCGCAGGCTCCTCTCCGACGCCATGGTCAAGGATCCGAACCGGCGGTACCCCGACGGGGAGGCCTTCGCCGAGGCGGTCTCGGACGTGCGCGCGGGCCGTGACCCGCGGCCCCCGCAGGCGTTCGCCGCGGCCGCCGGGGGGGTCCTCGGTGCGGCCGCCGGCGCGGGCGCGGCCACCGCCGCCACCACCGTCCTGCCCGACGAGACACCCGGGCCGGGCACCGGGTCGCGTCCGGACCCCACCCGGGCGTACACGGGACTCCATCCCGGGTCGGCCGCGCAGGCCCGATCACGCCCGCCGTACCGAACGCAGCGGACACCCGCACAGTCCCCCGCACAGGCGCCTGCACGCCGCCACCCCGCCCCGCCGGTCACGTCCCGGCCCCCCCGACGACGCGGCGGGGCGGGGTGCGCCGGCTGGTTCCTCGTCGTGGTGATCCTGCTCGCGGCCCTCGCCGTCGCGGCCGCGATCGCGCTGTCCAACGCCGGCGTGTTCGGACCCGGAGGCCTGTTCGGAGGGACCACACCCACGACCCCGCCCGCGACCTCGGTTCCGCAGACCCTGACCCAGACCCAGACCACCCAGGTTCCGGCCCCCGCCCCGGAGCCCGCCCCCGAACCCACTCCCCCTCCCCAGCCGACACCGACCGTCACACCCCCGGCGCCCGACCTGCAGGACATGCTCGATTCGCTGACCTCCGAGTTCAACTCCTTCGTCCCGCAGGCCCAGGTCGGGGGCGGCAACCCGGGCGGCAACGCCAGTGGCAACACCGGCCCCGACGCGGCGGCCCCGGCCCACGGCAGAGCAGGTGACCGCGGATGA
- a CDS encoding Re/Si-specific NAD(P)(+) transhydrogenase subunit alpha, whose amino-acid sequence MSPQTEVPDPAAAPSVIGVVAESDPSERRVAATPATVAKLIGLGYRVVVENGAGTRAEFSDAAYADAGADLVDGDTAWSSDVVMKVAVPTETEVTRLRPGATLVGLLAPAQNERLLSVLAERGVTALAMDAVPRISRAQSMDVLSSMANIAGYRAVIEAAHHFGRFFTGQVTAAGKVPPAKVLVAGAGVAGLAAIGAASSLGAIVRATDPRPEVADQVKSIGGEYLPVEVPDEEKVVSTDGYAKATSEAYDRAAAALYSAQAADVDIVITTALIPGRAAPRLLTAADVASMRRGSVIVDMAAAQGGNVEGSVADEVVVTENGVTIIGYTDLAGRLPAQASQLYGTNLVNLTKLVTPDKDGRWSLDLDDVVQRGVTVARDGEVLWPPPPVQVSAAPAAAAAEPLEPPAEKKKLSPRARLGLIATGMALLLLLTAVAPGDIPRHITVFVLAIVIGYYVIGNVHHALHTPLMSVTNAISGVIVVGALLQIGIDNTVGQVLATIAILVASINVFGGFAVTRRMLGMFSKGA is encoded by the coding sequence ATGTCCCCGCAGACCGAGGTGCCGGATCCCGCCGCCGCCCCCTCGGTGATCGGCGTGGTCGCCGAGTCCGATCCCTCGGAGAGGCGGGTGGCCGCCACGCCGGCGACGGTGGCGAAGCTGATCGGCCTGGGATACCGGGTCGTGGTGGAGAACGGGGCGGGAACCCGCGCCGAGTTCTCCGACGCGGCCTACGCCGACGCCGGCGCCGACCTGGTCGACGGCGACACCGCCTGGTCGAGCGACGTCGTGATGAAGGTCGCCGTCCCCACCGAGACCGAGGTGACGCGACTGCGGCCGGGCGCCACCCTCGTCGGACTCCTGGCGCCCGCTCAGAACGAGCGGTTGCTGTCCGTCCTGGCCGAGCGCGGGGTCACCGCACTGGCGATGGACGCGGTTCCGCGGATCTCCCGTGCGCAGTCGATGGACGTCCTGTCCTCCATGGCCAACATCGCCGGCTACCGCGCCGTGATCGAGGCCGCCCACCACTTCGGCCGGTTCTTCACCGGACAGGTCACCGCGGCGGGCAAGGTCCCGCCGGCGAAGGTGCTGGTGGCCGGTGCGGGCGTGGCGGGTCTGGCGGCGATCGGTGCGGCCAGCAGCCTCGGCGCGATCGTCCGCGCGACCGATCCGCGTCCCGAGGTGGCCGACCAGGTCAAATCGATCGGTGGCGAGTACCTGCCGGTCGAGGTCCCCGACGAGGAGAAGGTCGTCTCCACGGACGGGTACGCCAAGGCGACGAGCGAGGCCTACGACCGGGCGGCGGCGGCCCTGTACTCGGCCCAGGCGGCCGACGTGGACATCGTCATCACCACCGCGCTGATCCCGGGCCGGGCGGCCCCGCGCCTGCTCACCGCCGCGGACGTGGCGTCGATGAGGCGCGGTTCGGTCATCGTGGACATGGCCGCCGCCCAGGGTGGCAACGTCGAGGGCAGCGTGGCGGACGAGGTGGTGGTGACCGAGAACGGCGTGACGATCATCGGGTACACCGACCTGGCCGGACGCCTGCCCGCGCAGGCCTCGCAGTTGTACGGCACCAACCTGGTCAACCTCACCAAGCTTGTCACCCCGGACAAGGACGGGCGGTGGTCGCTGGATCTGGACGACGTCGTCCAGCGCGGGGTGACCGTGGCCCGGGACGGGGAGGTCCTGTGGCCGCCCCCGCCCGTGCAGGTCAGCGCGGCGCCCGCCGCGGCGGCCGCCGAGCCGCTCGAACCGCCCGCCGAGAAGAAGAAGCTCTCCCCCCGGGCCAGGCTCGGCCTGATCGCCACGGGGATGGCGCTGCTCCTGCTGCTCACGGCCGTCGCGCCCGGAGACATCCCGCGCCACATCACGGTGTTCGTCCTGGCGATCGTGATCGGGTACTACGTGATCGGCAACGTCCACCACGCGCTACACACACCGCTCATGTCGGTGACCAACGCGATCTCCGGCGTGATCGTCGTGGGCGCACTGCTCCAGATCGGGATCGACAACACCGTCGGTCAGGTCCTGGCCACCATCGCGATCCTCGTCGCGTCCATCAACGTCTTCGGCGGATTCGCCGTGACGCGCCGCATGCTCGGCATGTTCTCGAAGGGAGCCTGA
- a CDS encoding PP2C family serine/threonine-protein phosphatase yields MTPSLSYAARSHTGMVRENNEDSAYAAPRVLVLADGMGGHAAGELASQIMVATLARLDEDQPGSDLAGALSRAMNEGNRAIAAHVEAHPEADGMGCTLTALLFDGRRMGLLHVGDSRAYLLRDGVLTQITKDDTFVQSLVDRGELTAEEAHVHPRRSLILKALTGEPVEPTTAVREARVGDRYLLCSDGLSDPVSTETIAETLATGSADAAAERLVQLALRSGGPDNVTVVVADVVDSPRGGSVVPVVVGAASTDEPGEIAVNADTAAGRAAAFSRAQVASQNGTGGAEDTADEGAPAGNTEQRAADEPEPAAPRGTRWRFAMSVVGVIVLIAGLVGVSALLVRSNYFVAEEDSQVVVKRGISGEVFGISLASVSQKACLTEDDELTLHDAGTLPSPCNVFAIGDLSEPARESVRAGMPSGSLADARAQIFRLAEDNLLPPCAPRRDGGRSEEPAEATTSPSAPTTSPTTSPGPPPEQSPEPSPEPTPRPAPASVPGVDCRAVS; encoded by the coding sequence GTGACCCCGTCGCTCAGCTACGCCGCCCGCTCACACACGGGGATGGTGCGCGAGAACAACGAGGACTCCGCCTACGCCGCTCCCCGCGTCCTCGTGTTGGCCGACGGCATGGGGGGCCACGCCGCGGGCGAGCTGGCCAGTCAGATCATGGTCGCGACCCTGGCCAGGCTCGACGAGGACCAACCCGGTTCCGACCTCGCCGGCGCGCTCAGCAGGGCGATGAACGAGGGCAACCGGGCGATCGCCGCGCACGTCGAGGCGCATCCGGAGGCCGACGGGATGGGCTGCACGCTGACCGCGCTGCTCTTCGACGGGCGACGCATGGGGCTGCTCCACGTGGGCGACTCACGTGCGTACCTGCTCCGCGACGGCGTCCTCACGCAGATCACCAAGGACGACACCTTCGTCCAGTCACTCGTGGACCGCGGCGAGCTCACCGCCGAGGAAGCCCACGTGCACCCGCGCCGCTCGCTCATCCTCAAGGCTCTGACCGGCGAGCCCGTCGAGCCCACCACCGCCGTCCGGGAAGCCCGGGTGGGAGATCGCTACCTCCTCTGCTCGGACGGCCTGTCCGACCCGGTGAGCACCGAGACCATCGCCGAGACCCTCGCCACCGGCTCCGCCGACGCCGCCGCCGAGCGCCTGGTCCAGCTCGCGCTGCGCTCGGGAGGGCCCGACAACGTGACGGTCGTCGTGGCAGACGTGGTCGACTCCCCACGCGGCGGTTCGGTCGTGCCCGTGGTCGTGGGCGCGGCCTCGACGGACGAGCCCGGCGAGATCGCCGTCAACGCCGACACCGCCGCCGGTCGGGCCGCGGCCTTCTCCCGTGCCCAGGTCGCCTCCCAGAACGGCACGGGAGGCGCCGAGGACACGGCCGACGAGGGGGCGCCGGCCGGGAACACGGAGCAGCGAGCCGCGGACGAGCCGGAACCCGCCGCCCCCCGCGGCACCCGCTGGCGTTTCGCGATGAGCGTCGTCGGGGTGATCGTGCTGATCGCGGGACTCGTCGGGGTCTCCGCGCTGCTCGTGCGGAGCAACTACTTCGTCGCCGAGGAGGACAGCCAGGTGGTGGTGAAGCGCGGCATCTCGGGCGAGGTCTTCGGCATCTCCCTCGCCTCCGTGAGCCAGAAGGCCTGTCTGACCGAGGACGACGAGCTCACCCTTCACGACGCCGGGACGCTCCCGTCGCCCTGCAACGTCTTCGCCATCGGCGATCTGAGCGAGCCGGCCCGCGAATCGGTGCGAGCGGGAATGCCGTCGGGCAGCCTCGCGGACGCCAGGGCCCAGATCTTCCGACTCGCCGAGGACAACCTGCTGCCGCCGTGTGCACCCCGGCGCGACGGGGGCAGGAGCGAGGAGCCGGCGGAGGCCACCACCTCGCCGTCGGCGCCCACCACGTCTCCCACCACCTCCCCCGGCCCCCCTCCGGAGCAGTCACCCGAGCCCTCCCCCGAACCCACTCCACGTCCCGCCCCGGCCTCGGTGCCGGGGGTCGACTGCCGGGCGGTGAGCTGA
- a CDS encoding penicillin-binding transpeptidase domain-containing protein, with the protein MNAAIRRVAVAAIVMVVALLLQLTWVQVFRADELRADPRNTRMLLDEYSRQRGQITAGGRVLAMSVPSDGRYEFERTYPTSPVAFGPTVGYYSLQYATSGIEQSQDAFLNGSDPRLLSQRITGLISGRTPQGGSVELTLDPAAQEAAFGALQRGAGQGPFVGSVAAVRPSTGEVLALASSPAFDPNALSSQEQTVRTQEMERIEQSPDRPLLNHATQQSLPPGSTMKVITTAAALESGMGPETPVSGADRTLLPGTSTFLQNYAGQTCGGGTVTLRTAFELSCNVPFVELSQEIGTDAFTEMAERFGLDGGEPDELGIPAAPSGLGQMEDAAQLAMSSIGQSDVRMTTLQNAMVAATVSNGGVRMQPQLIRSLTAPDLSVVQGFSPEDAGRALTDEQAATLTELMEGAERNAGGGLPGVTIASKTGTAEHGVDAATTVPYTWYIAFVPGQDVAVAVALESGPGITRDTVGSTYAAPIGREVLGALLGGAG; encoded by the coding sequence GTGAACGCCGCCATCCGCAGGGTCGCGGTCGCCGCCATCGTCATGGTGGTGGCGCTGCTCCTCCAGCTCACCTGGGTCCAGGTCTTCCGCGCCGATGAACTGCGGGCCGACCCCCGCAACACCCGGATGCTGCTCGACGAGTACTCCCGCCAGCGCGGGCAGATCACCGCCGGGGGCCGCGTGCTGGCCATGTCGGTGCCCTCGGACGGCAGGTACGAGTTCGAGCGCACCTATCCCACCAGCCCGGTCGCGTTCGGTCCGACGGTGGGGTACTACTCCCTGCAGTACGCCACCTCGGGGATCGAACAGTCGCAGGACGCCTTCCTCAACGGATCGGACCCCAGGCTGCTCTCCCAACGCATCACCGGACTCATCTCCGGCCGGACCCCCCAGGGCGGGTCGGTGGAGCTGACCCTCGACCCCGCCGCGCAGGAGGCGGCCTTCGGCGCACTGCAACGGGGCGCCGGCCAGGGACCCTTCGTCGGCTCGGTGGCCGCGGTCCGGCCCTCGACCGGGGAGGTGCTGGCCCTGGCCTCCAGCCCGGCGTTCGACCCGAACGCGCTGTCCAGCCAGGAGCAGACCGTCCGCACCCAGGAGATGGAGCGGATCGAACAGAGCCCGGACCGGCCGCTGCTCAACCACGCCACGCAGCAGTCCCTGCCGCCCGGGTCCACCATGAAGGTCATCACGACGGCCGCCGCACTCGAATCCGGGATGGGACCGGAGACGCCGGTGTCCGGTGCGGACCGCACGCTGCTGCCCGGCACCTCCACGTTCCTGCAGAACTACGCAGGCCAGACCTGTGGTGGCGGCACCGTGACCCTCCGCACGGCGTTCGAACTCTCCTGCAACGTGCCGTTCGTGGAGCTCAGCCAGGAGATCGGCACCGACGCGTTCACCGAGATGGCCGAACGATTCGGTCTGGACGGCGGGGAACCGGATGAACTCGGGATCCCCGCGGCTCCGTCCGGCCTGGGCCAGATGGAGGACGCCGCGCAACTCGCCATGAGCTCGATCGGTCAGAGCGATGTCCGCATGACGACCCTGCAGAACGCCATGGTGGCGGCCACCGTCTCCAACGGCGGGGTACGCATGCAGCCCCAGTTGATCCGCTCGCTCACGGCGCCAGACCTCTCCGTGGTGCAGGGGTTCTCCCCCGAGGACGCGGGGCGCGCCCTGACCGACGAGCAGGCCGCCACCCTCACCGAGCTCATGGAGGGCGCGGAACGCAATGCCGGCGGCGGGCTGCCCGGGGTGACCATCGCCTCCAAGACCGGTACCGCCGAGCACGGCGTGGACGCCGCGACGACCGTGCCCTACACCTGGTACATCGCCTTCGTCCCCGGCCAGGACGTGGCCGTGGCCGTGGCGCTCGAGTCAGGTCCCGGCATCACCAGAGACACCGTGGGCTCCACCTACGCCGCCCCCATCGGCCGCGAGGTCCTGGGGGCACTCCTCGGGGGCGCGGGATGA
- a CDS encoding DUF3662 and FHA domain-containing protein: MGIVGKFERTLQGAVGDAFARLFGGKVVAAEVESQLRRQAEASLKVVDGHLLVSNSYTITLARSDYASFTEDEALAVKTFSRHLSDHIAEQGWETYGPVTVTFVERDDLHTGQLRINGVVDPDAVPFHISAAAPAPAPGHPAPSSPVPAPPDASQERHPMKAPASNYPVATRSGSAAQNTGWGGPSDAPTQITQGRASLSVTLHLEDGSGRTFRLQRGSNLLGRGQDAAFRLPDTGVSRQHADIHFDGREAVLSDLGSTNGTTVNEGPVQDWQLADGDVIRVGHSEITVRFD, translated from the coding sequence ATGGGAATCGTCGGCAAGTTCGAACGCACACTCCAGGGTGCGGTGGGGGACGCCTTCGCCCGACTCTTCGGTGGCAAGGTGGTCGCGGCCGAGGTGGAGTCACAGCTACGCAGGCAGGCGGAGGCCTCGCTCAAGGTGGTCGACGGTCACCTGCTCGTCTCCAACAGCTACACCATCACCCTCGCCCGATCGGACTACGCGTCCTTCACGGAGGACGAGGCCCTGGCCGTCAAGACCTTCTCCCGCCACCTCTCGGATCACATCGCGGAGCAGGGGTGGGAGACCTACGGCCCGGTCACGGTCACGTTCGTCGAGCGCGACGACCTCCACACCGGGCAGCTGCGCATCAACGGGGTCGTGGACCCCGACGCGGTCCCCTTCCACATCTCGGCCGCCGCGCCGGCGCCGGCACCGGGCCATCCGGCTCCGTCGTCGCCGGTCCCCGCGCCGCCGGACGCCAGTCAGGAGAGACACCCCATGAAGGCACCCGCCTCCAACTACCCCGTCGCCACCCGCTCCGGATCCGCAGCCCAGAACACCGGGTGGGGCGGCCCGTCCGACGCCCCCACGCAGATCACCCAGGGACGCGCCTCGCTCTCGGTGACACTTCACCTCGAGGACGGATCCGGTCGGACGTTCCGTCTCCAGCGCGGGTCCAACCTGCTCGGACGCGGCCAGGACGCCGCCTTCCGCCTGCCGGACACCGGGGTGTCCCGGCAGCACGCGGACATCCACTTCGACGGCCGCGAGGCGGTCCTGTCCGACCTGGGCTCCACCAACGGGACCACGGTCAACGAGGGCCCCGTGCAGGACTGGCAGCTGGCGGACGGCGACGTGATCCGGGTAGGACACTCGGAGATCACCGTCCGGTTCGACTAG
- a CDS encoding FHA domain-containing protein, producing the protein MQGLVLQLSRGLLLVMLWLFIYLVLRALKTDVFGNVGMRSGGQGERRGGFLGRGTKAIRHLVVTQGALAGTRITLSEQPVLLGRADSCTLVIDDDYASNQHARLSPHGPDWFLEDLGSTNGTYLDRSRVTTPVKVAAGTPIRIGKTVIELRA; encoded by the coding sequence GTGCAGGGACTCGTTCTGCAACTCTCGCGTGGCCTCCTCCTGGTGATGCTGTGGCTGTTCATCTACCTCGTCCTGCGCGCGCTGAAGACCGATGTCTTCGGCAACGTCGGGATGAGGTCGGGTGGCCAGGGTGAGCGTCGTGGTGGATTCCTCGGCCGCGGCACCAAGGCGATACGCCACCTCGTCGTCACCCAGGGCGCCCTGGCCGGAACCCGCATCACCCTCTCCGAGCAGCCGGTCCTGCTCGGCCGCGCCGACTCGTGCACATTGGTGATCGACGACGACTACGCGTCCAACCAGCACGCCAGGCTGTCCCCCCACGGGCCGGACTGGTTCCTCGAGGACCTGGGTTCGACCAACGGCACCTATCTGGACAGATCGCGGGTGACGACACCGGTCAAGGTGGCCGCGGGCACGCCGATCCGGATCGGCAAGACCGTGATCGAGCTGCGCGCGTGA